The DNA region ATCCTTACTTCAGAAGGTGTGTATGAAGTTTCAGATTTATCGTCATCTTCGTCTTCGTCTTCATCATCTTCATCTGTATCGTCAGCGTCTTCATCTTCATCATCTTCAGATTCTGAAACTTCGTCATCCTCTGTTTCTTCATCTTCTGAATCTGTATTCTTTTCGTCCTCTTCGTCTTCCGTTTCCTCATCCTGAAGAAGTTTCTTTTCCTCTTCGTTTTCCGGATCTGTCAGAGTAGTAAGAGTACCGAATTTATTGTAGTTCTTAGGGTGGATAAAGTACTGGTCATTAGTACTGTTGAATTCCTTGATTCTTGAGATAAGATCGTATTCAGTACCATTGATATTTACAGTAGCATAGATATCGCCGGCTACTGTGATTATTCTTCTTGAATTGATGTCAGCAAGTCTCTGTGCATCAGCCTTTACAAGACGAACCGGCTTTGTAACGATCTCTGTCTTTACAACAGGTGCCGGAGTTTCTGATTCAGTCTGCTCTGTAGGATCTTCCGATGTCACTTCATCTTCATCCTCGCCATCGCCTTCTTCATCGTCATCTTCGTCTTCATCAGAAGCATCTTCATCCGTTTCCTCTTCACCGGATGATTCCTCATCTGTTTCATCAGCTTCCGTATCATCTGTATCTTCTGCGTTTTCTGCATCTTCACCGTCATTTTCTGCATCTTCACCGTCATTTTCTGCCAGCGCAGCTTCTGTTACTACAGCTTCATTTGTCGCAGCAGGAGTTTCTTCTGTAACAACAGTTTCGCTCTTAAGGCAGTAGATATCACCTGCATCCTTGATGCCAAGGCATGTAAGAACAGATGCATCAACATCAGCATCAGTCCACTGCATGAGTTCCTCTGTCTTTCTGTCAGCTGTCTTTATTCCGTAAACGGAAGACTGATCGGAAAGGTATGCATCATAGACGTTGTCACCCGCAAGCTTTGTAACAACTGTACCCATATCGGTTGAGATCTTAGTTGAAAGATCAGGCTCTCCTTCGTCGTTTATCATGCACAGGCACATGCTTCCGTCTGAATCCCTGAATGCTCTCCAGAGTTCAGCACCGCTGCAGAAGAAAACGTCATCGTCGTAGCTCTCCACTGAAAAACGGCCGGTACGTATACCGTAGCTGTCAAACCGCTGAACTGTCTTTCCGTTTACCGGATCAGTTTCAATAACAAAGATATTTCCGTCTGATGAAACGAACAGGTCATTGAGCTCAACATTGTAAGGAAGTGTTTCACCGCCTACCATTCTGTTAAGAGTTCCGTCCGGTTTCATTCTGTAAAGTTCTATTTTTGTATTGTCTGCGACCACTGTTTTTTCAGGAGAAACTACGGTCGTTTTCTGAGTGCGCTCCACCTTTGCAAAGTAAAGATCACCCAGGCTGTTTACAAACGCACCTTCGATATGTCCGTCAAAGCCCAGAGTCATCTTGGTCTCATCAGTCACTTCACCGTTTGCGTTAGCTGCGTAGAAGTGCTTGAGTGTCTGAGGCTTTTCCTGATACACGATTATGTACTTCTTGCCGTCAAAGAAAGCACCGAGTACTTCCTGATCAGTTGTTCCGGCTTTTTCAATTACTCTTTCAGTACCTGTTTTTATATCCTTTACGCAGACACCTTTTTCATTTCCGTAAAGTACTCTGTCAGTGAAAACAGTGAACAGTCTGTCATTTTCACCAAGAGTAACACCTTCCGGAAGATCAGAAGGATTCGCAGGTGTGTACACAAATCCTTCCGGCGCATTGTAAAGATCTGTTCTCTGCATTGTGGCAATATCGATATTGCACATCCTGTAACCGGAACCGCTTGTGTATGTTATATCATCTGTAAGATAATACATGTGGTCGCCGCCGTACAGTGTATCTGTTATTTTTCCGAAAAGTCCCCCGACTTCGGAAAGCGGCTGTTCCTCATAGTAACATGTAAGCTTGTATTCGTTTCCTATTTCAACAGGCTCAGCTGAAGGTTCCTCTGTAGCGGTGACTTCAGGCTGGGATTCCTCGATTATCTGACTGCTGTCCTCCGTTTTCTTGCATGATACAAATGAAGACGAAACGGCAAGTGCAGTTATAAAACTGATTATTCTTCTTGATTTTTTCATTTCTACTCCCTTTTCTGCATCCGGTTTAGGAAAACACTGATTTAACCGCAGCACCGGCTTTTCAGGTACTGCAAAACGGAGAGTTTACAGGGCATTGCCCCGCACACTCTGCACTGATTAATATATTGATCTGTGGTTTCTTAAACAATCACTGATTGATTTTTATCACACTTTATTATTATACAAAATTTTTTCGCCAAATGCAACGATTATCACAAAAATTAAGGAAAAAAATTATCCGGCAGAAAAGCTCTGCCGGATAACGATAATAAACATATAATTCTTGATAGTCTTTTACTGCACATTTGACAGTATCAGAATTTATTTCTCCATACTGAAGGAGAAAGCATTACTATGACCGGAAGGCACTCAAGTCTTCCTAAAAGCATGTCAAATGACAGAATAATCTTTGCAAAGTTTGAGAAGAAAGAAAAGTTCTGTGTCGGGCCTACCTTGTTAAGTCCCGGTCCTATGTTGTTGATACACGTTACTACTGAAGAAAATGAAGTTGCAAAATCATTATTGTCGAACGAAACAAGGAGAAGCGATATGAACAGAAGTCCGGTGTAAAGAATGAAATACGTCTGAACTCCGTGAACCGTTGCCGTGTCCATGGTCTTGTCCTCTCCCTTAAGTACATAAACGCACTTCGGACTGAGCGTCTGACGAACGAATTTCTTGACACTCTTGAACATGATTATTATTCGCTGCACCTTGAGACCGCCGCCGGTGGATCCTGCACAGGCACCGATAAACATCAGCATGAGAAGTACCATCTGTGAAAACTCCGGCCAGAGTGCATAGTCATCTGTTCCGAACCCAGTCGATGTCATTATGGATGACACCTGAAATACCGCTGATCTGAAATTTTCCTCCGGATCAGGATGTATCAGAATGTTTGATCCCATTATAAGTCCGGTGGCTAAAAGAATAATAATAAGGTATACTCTTAATTCTGCATTTCTGAGCACTGTTTTTATATGTCCGGTCAGGATAAGATAGTAGATGCTGAAATTAACGCCGAAAACTATCATTCCCACCGTCAGAACGTATTCAATATATTTCGAATTGTAAAACGCTATACCGTTGTTTTTTATACCGAATCCGCCGGTACCGGCCGTTCCCATTGCGTGGCATATACTGTCGAACACCGGCATGCCGCCGAGTATCAGAAGAACTGTAAGTGCAACTGTAAGAACACCGTATATTATGTAAAGATAACGTGCCGATGTTCTGCCCTTCGGTGTGAGTTTTCCGACCTGCGGGCCGGCACATTCGGCTCTCATAAGATACATGGTCGCCTTGTTCGCCGGAAGGATAGCAATGGCAAGTACAAGTACCCCCATGCCGCCGACCCAGTGTGTAAAGCTTCGCCAGAACAGCATTCCGTGCGACATGGACTCAATGTCCGTAAGAATGGTCGAACCGGTAGTTGTAAATCCTGAAACACTTTCAAAAACCGCATCGACAAATGACGGAATCTCGCCGGAAAGCCAGAAAGGAAGAGCTCCGGCCACCGGATATATGACCCACAGAAGTGCAACGATCATAAGAGCTTCCTTGGCGAACATGTCACTTTCCTTCGGTTTCAGTATCGCCATCGGAAGTGAAAGCACGGCCACACCGATCGCAACTTCCAGGAAAGCTTTAAGTGCATCCCATTCACCGTAGAAAAGGCTTACAAGTGCCGGAATAAGGAAAAGTAGGGAGCCCCATGACGTGATCCTGCAAAGATAATGTGCTACTGCCTGTTTATTCATTCCTTAACTCCTTAATCTGCAAGAATATCTGTAATATCAGAAAAATGGTGTTCCTTGGAAATAACGATCACCGAATCATCTATTGTGATGAAATCATTACCGTTCGGGATGATGACCGTCCTTCCTCTGATTATACCGCAGATAAGAATGTTCTTCTTAAGGTTCAGGTTTTTAAGAGGAATGTTGATAAGTCCGTCTATAGCCTTGGTTATCCTGAATTCGATAGCCTCGGCCTTGTTCTCGACCAGATGATAAAGCGCCTCAATGTTGCTTCCTGAAGTGTTCTTCATGGAGCGGACATAGCTGAGAACTACTGATTCTGTCAGCATTTTCGGTGAAATAAGGCAGTCA from Ruminococcus sp. HUN007 includes:
- a CDS encoding TrkH family potassium uptake protein; this encodes MNKQAVAHYLCRITSWGSLLFLIPALVSLFYGEWDALKAFLEVAIGVAVLSLPMAILKPKESDMFAKEALMIVALLWVIYPVAGALPFWLSGEIPSFVDAVFESVSGFTTTGSTILTDIESMSHGMLFWRSFTHWVGGMGVLVLAIAILPANKATMYLMRAECAGPQVGKLTPKGRTSARYLYIIYGVLTVALTVLLILGGMPVFDSICHAMGTAGTGGFGIKNNGIAFYNSKYIEYVLTVGMIVFGVNFSIYYLILTGHIKTVLRNAELRVYLIIILLATGLIMGSNILIHPDPEENFRSAVFQVSSIMTSTGFGTDDYALWPEFSQMVLLMLMFIGACAGSTGGGLKVQRIIIMFKSVKKFVRQTLSPKCVYVLKGEDKTMDTATVHGVQTYFILYTGLLFISLLLVSFDNNDFATSFSSVVTCINNIGPGLNKVGPTQNFSFFSNFAKIILSFDMLLGRLECLPVIVMLSPSVWRNKF